Below is a window of Brassica napus cultivar Da-Ae chromosome A5, Da-Ae, whole genome shotgun sequence DNA.
AATCTCGAAACTTTTCTCTTATTCCTTCAAAAAtcactaaaacttttttttcttttccgaaTAGCCGGTTAAGGCGGCATCGATTAGCGCGAACCGAGGAAGTAAACCGGCGGTGGTTCAAGTGACGTGCAGGAAGAAGGATATGCACCCAGAGTTTCACGAGGACGCTAAGGTTTACTGCAACGGAGAGCTCGTGATGACCACCGGAGGGACTAAGAAAGAGTATGTCGTTGATGTTTGGTCCGGTAACCATCCGTTTTACCTCGGGAACCGCTCGGCTTTGATGGTTGATGCTGATCAAGTGGAGAAGTTCCGGAAGAGGTTCGCGGGGTTGTCGGAGATTATGGAGATTCCGGTTTTGAAAGGAGAGATTGTGTTGCCTACAAAGAAAAGCAAAGGTGCTGgcaaaggaaagaagaaatgaTGAGAACTTTGTAATGTTGAAATTGAGTTTTCTGGTAAAGCTTTGAGCTTGTCTTTGCTTAGACTGTTTGTGTTATGTTTTGTTCTTGAAtgcaaatgaatatattttatttttaagaatgtGTTTGGTTTATCTTATGTGATCATGGTTCTTGTTTATTGTTACAATGTATATAGCTGGTGATAATCTTattgctcttataaggttatGGCATGGACTAAATGATTAGTGCAAGTGTGGTTGTAGTTGTTGTTATTGCAAATGACACAAAGGATGTGCCATTTGCCACAGCTGGTGATAGTCTTTTATTGCTCTTATTAGGTTCATGGCATGTGCAAGTGGGGTTGCTCTAGGGCCCTTTTCTCAGTCAGATTTTCAGCATTTGAGCATTCTCTGCTCAGATTATCAGCCAGAACATGAACTCTGTGACGCAGTGTTTTGCAATAACATACATATATTCTCAAGATTTAGTGACTTGCAAACCACAAAGTGGCTTTATTATTAGTGAGCACAATATAGAATTAAACATATGCTTAATACAGTTATTGAAAGCTCAAGAGATTCACAGAACTCAAAAGGGTTGTGCTTGTGGccatataatacatttttttttgacaaactaaACCTTTACAACTTGTATCAATGTCTAATTAAGTTGATCTACAACATGTCAATCAAGCAACAAAGACTAATACTGACACACTCTACTAAACAGGAACGAGCTTGCATCCTGGTGGTTTTGGAGGTATAATCTTCAACCTCAAGGGTCTATGAGAAACTTTCTTAAACTGTAATGGCTTTGGTGGAATAATCTTCACTCTTAAGTGCTTCTTTGTAGTATCTCCAGGTTTCAGCACACCCACCGATTCTCTCTTACCTCCGGCGCCGGTAACCATCACTTTCTTCTGATCAGAAACATTCCTAAGAAGCGGATGCTTCAACAACTCCTCAGCGCTTCCTCTCTCATCCGGATTCCTTGCGAAACACGTCTTCAGAAACTGCCTTGCGTCCCAAGGAAGAGACTGAGGAATCTCTGGTGCGTTCCCATTCAACAGTTCAGGCATAAGATCCTCCGAATCCGCAAAAGGCCATGTCGGCTCTCCGGTGTACATCTCCAAAACAACGCAACCCAACGACCACAGATCCAACGCCTTCTCCGCAACACCCTCCTGAACAGACTCCGGAGACATGTAAAGAGGCGTTCCCAAGAACGGAGAATCAAACTCCCAAAACTCTGACTCCTCTCCAGCTTTTGTAGACATTCCAAAATCAGATAACTTCAACTCATACGTGGATTGCAAGCCACCAACATGACGCGGGAACACAAGGAGATTCTCCGGTTTGAGATCGCAATGAACATAACCGTGACTATGAACAGAGACAAGTCCTTGAAGAATCATGAGCGTAAAGTCTCTGATCATCGAGTCAGACAACGTTCTTGTTTCCATGAAAGAAGCTAAACTTCCACCAGCTGCGTACTCCATCGACATCTTAAAAACTCTGACTCCATAATCATTAACACCGCTCGACATCGGCCCTAGGGTTTGCACGATTCTAGGGCAGTTTCTAAGTTTGGAAAGTATCCGAAACTCTCTGCGAAGAGACTCGTAGTCGTGAGCGTAGGAGCTTTTCACTGCATGGTAGCATGGCTCCGTGCCGTCTGGCTTTGTTAATCTCATGAGATCGACGGAACCATACGAGCCTTTTCCTAAGGTTTTCATAAACTCCATTGACGGCAATATACTTTTACTTCACTGCAACCGAAAGCCCTAATTGGAATCTGATATTTGGAGTTTGTTGAAGAATGTGAAGTGCTTTCGTATTATATCTGGCGCCGATTGAGTAAAATGGAAATTTTAGAGTATCTATGAatacaaaaaaaggaaactgAATAACGCGCGTCGATCTTATTTACATGCAAAATCTTCATCAAATACATCTTAACCGTTGGATCATATGTTCCATGCTAAATTCTTCAGGTTAATTACTATTTActacttaaaaaaaatctttatgacaaaatacaaaattgGTTAAATGCTTTATATCTATCAAGTTCAATGTGTCTATTAATTAGAATCCTTAGACCGTCTTTTTCGTATGTAAATTGGACTACATAATCAATCACTTAATTCAtcgaacaaaacaaaaaacttacaaaatcatattcatCATGGCGATCAAGAGTTTGTTTTATTATTCCTAAGAGATATATGCATAGCAGGTTCAGTAAATACGTACTCAGCTAGCGCAGTTTCAACCAAATGCATGATCGGTGAATTTGGTATCATAAATCTCGTTTATTGTAAAGCTTGTATGGATGCTGAAGCTAATTACAAATCATATACTCCAttcaatatgtttttataatgcAACAATGCTCCCAAATAGCTGGTCCTCCAACAGCATTGTaagatcaaataaaaataataatgtaaacctttattttattttatttttatttttttttgtaaaccttATATCTTCTAAGTGATCTTATAACAATGTTcctaatttcttatatttcagTTAATTATAAAAGCATTTAgggttaattatattttcactATCGGTAATGATGTCAAGAATTGAAGTTAATGAATTATCAGAGAATAGTGTAATGATCAGCTGCTTTTTTTACGGTTCGATGCAAACTCATGCCATAAGGTTAACAAAAATGTAAACTGGGTGGGCCCAAgataaagtattatatattcagACCAGCATAACAATGTGAAGCCTAGAGCCAGTGATATGAACGTACATTTATCTATTTAtctcaacaaacaaacaaatatcgTACATGGAAAAACTATATCTTGAATGCTTTAAACGTAATTATATGCAAATAatataatgtatattttaaagatttcGTTATAATTTAGTTTGAAGATATagaatatcttaattttttagcATAGTTATATGGAAACAATAATATAGTATGTTTTGAagattttgttcaaaaatgtttaaaatatagtgACCTTTTCCTTGAAGGAATAAAGAAAAAGTTCACGTATGAAAGGAAAAGAGAAAAGTATAAAGttgaatttaatatatattcccaactTGTAATACATTAACATGTTTGTATACTTCGAAGACTCTTCTTCAAGTCAGACTATATGGTTCGCACACGCAACCTCACTTAAAATCTCAAgttataactttatatattttcgTATATTTTTGACTATGCTCTATTTTACATATCCAGTCGTCATATCATTGGGAAGATGTAATATCTTTCTTTTAATTAGAATTCACATATATATACTGTCGACATGTTATGTATCAGTTGCAATCCTAAACTAAATTTTATAGACTTGATATGAATTCTTTAAGTTAAAAACAAATCCGAGTAAAGTCAACGATGTCCCTTGGGTTACTGATAGCTCTGATAATTCTGTCGTAGTACCGCCTGTTTTCCCCAACCACAAATCATTATTCTAatgtattgaaaaatataattaaaaaagtctcaaaatcatcaaacgtcttacataaaaaaatacaatttaattaCATCTAAGATCTCTTCAATCTCCCCCCATCACTTGTTATTAGCATATAGCTACACCAGTTTCTGTTGTTACATTTCTTTCGTATTCATCGAAACAAACAAACGGATCATTATGAGCTCTGACAACAGAAACAATGATCACGTAATCGATCCCGACCGTTTGTTCTGGCAAAACACGGCTTCTTACAATGGCAGCAGCAAGATTTTACTTGTAACCATCGTAGCTTTCTCTATTATTATCATCATCGTCTTTACTTATCATCTATACGAAAGATTCATCGTCCGCCGCCGTAGATCCACCTTCCAAGGCCACTCTTTCACAGTTGTTACTCAGCCGCCCAAACGTGGCCTCGACAAAGTTGCCATTGCTTCTCTCCCTACATTCGTGGTTGGAGTCAACGGTGATGACGTACCAGCTACGGAATGTGCGGTGTGCCTAGCCTTGTTGGAGGAGAAAGATACGGCAAGGATGTTACCGAACTGCAAGCATGTTTTCCATATGACATGCGTTGACACATGGCTCACCACACACTCTACTTGCCCCATTTGTAGAACTGAAGTCGAGCCGAATCAAAGGCTTGAGCCTGAGCCAAGAGAAGGGCCAGTTGGTGACGGTGCATCTTCGTCGGAGTACAAGAGTAGCGGGTCAACGGTTGTGCGATTAGATTCGTTTCGGAGGATTTTGACAAGGAAAAGATCTTTGGACAGGAACGATCATTCTGGCGTTGACCAAGATCGTGTAGTAGATCTTGAAAGACAATGAAGTACTCTTGTTCACGTTTCAATAGTAATCTTGTTCCTTTATAATTTCAATCTTCTTACTAAAATCTTTTGTATGTTACCGTACAAAATACACATTAGTTCAAAAAGCTATTGTTTTAACGTgcgaaaagaaaataataagtgttGAACTTGTAAAATATAATTCAGACAACCAGAGTCGTGCTAAAGAACATTTAAAGCATTGGCTTGGGCagcatttttttattatgattgtAGAGCagcaaataatatttaaatgatatttaccttttattatttatttcttcaaaatatGATATTGTGTATATTTTATAAGGTATTAcaataaagtatatttttatgATTCTAGACCACTATTAATATCCTTAGAtcgatttttatattatttttataattgtaaccAAATTGGTGACTGAAAATTAATAGTAAATATTGTTTATGTTAAAGATGATATTTTGTGTGTTAGAGTTTTGTTTTACAATTTAAACATAACAATAACAATAGTTTTTTggctaaaattttataaaaaatttatatcataaaaatattgtatcattacaaaacaatttaataaaaaattaaaaatatttgtctcattttttttttgtttaaatgttaagatttatacCACATTTTAAGAGTTTACAATGTTGTGAAACACAACttattacaaagaaaaaaaagaagcaagagAGAGATCAATATAAGAGAGTAGctattaactaaaatatttgtttcatttGGCCAAGGGCATGAAATTTGCCAGGCACGCTCTGCAGACaactttgtaatattttttacaatgtCTTATTCAAGTCAAACTATGTGGTTGCCACACGTTAAACTTCTAATTTTCTTTCTGGCCATCTACATTATTTCTGGTCATATATTGAGGTAAGTCTGAATATCATATAACTTTTGATcatttcttcttgttttactGCATAATTTTCTGTCTTCCTAGTGTCACTAAGAACCTTTGATTTATTTTACCGTAAATCAATTATATCAACTGCAACCCTAACTAAATTGCATAGacttgattgaaaattttgtaagTTAAATAATTCTGAGTAAAGTCAACTACGGCCCTAGGATTGCTGATAGTATCTGATAAATTCTGTCTAAGTACCGCCTGTTTCCCCCATCCACCAATCATATTGtaagacaaaatataataagaaGGTGACAAAATCATCAAAATGTTTACCTATCATAATTAACTACACACTAAGATCTCTTCAATCTCTCCCATCATACTTGTTATTAACATATTTGTGTTGTCCCACTTCTTCATACTCATcgaagaaacaaacataatatCATCATGAGCTCGGACAACATAAATAATGGTCACGGAATACATCCTGACTTCTGGCAAAACGCCGCTTCTTACCATGGCAGCAGCAAGATTTTAATTGTCATCATCCttgttttttctattttcatcCTTGTCGTCTGCGCTTATCATCTATACCCAAGATTCGTTCTCCGCGGCCGCCGTAGATCCACCTTCCAAGGCCACTCTCCCACCCTCGTTACTCAGCCACCCAAACATGGCCTCGAAATAGTTGTCATTGATTCTCTCCCTACATTCGTGGTTGAAGTCAACGGTAATCATGACGTCTCGGCTACCGAATGTGCGGTGTGTCTAGCCTTGTTGGAAGAGAAAGATGCGGCGAGGATGTTACCGAACTGCAAGCACGTTTTCCACGTGGCATGCGTTGACACATGGCTCGCAACACACTCCACTTGTCCTATTTGTAGAAGTGAAGTCGAGCCGAATAAAAGGCTTGAGCCTGAGCCAAGAGAAGGCCCAGTTGGCGACGGTGCATCTTCGTCGGATTACAAGAGTGGTGGGTCATCGGTTGTGAGGTTAgatttgtttccgaggattttGACAAGGGAAAGATCTTCGGACAGGATCGATCATTCTCGCGTTGACCAAGATCGTGTATTAGATCTTGAAAGACAATGAATAATAGTACTCTTGCTCACGTACGATATTACTTTTGTTCCTTTATAGCCTTCTTACTAAAATCTTTTGTATGCTACTGTACAAAATACGCATTATTGAAAAAGCCGTTGTTGATTAACGtgtgaaaagaagaaaataaaaagtgttGAACTTGTAAAATACAATTCAGACAACTTTGTAATATTTTCTCAATGCGTGTCTACATCGAACACTCTTCTTCAAGTCAAACTATATATGTGCTAGCCAGAAGCTACACGTATACTCACACGTTTACACTTTTAATTTTCTTCCTGACCATGAACATTTCACATTATATTCGAGTCATATATTGGGATAAACTTGAATTATcatttttgttgacaaaaaaaatcaaacttatCATCTTTAAATTTTCCTGTATGCAATCTTATTTCATTGAATGTACCAAATTGTAATGCATGAGGAAGTCATGAGTTTACTGGTCCTGTGGtccatacattttttttttttaatcaaatatcaaaaagttaaatatatacAACAACTATTATATGTTTAGAATGGATGAATTTATCAGCTTAGGTGAACCAATTTGCACCATACAAATTAACAAACTAACTCTCCGTATACTGGATTGATGATAGACAATTAAGCCTACGTAACGAGCTAACACCTAATACACTTACATCACAATAGGCAATTCAATCTACAAACTTTTATATATTCCAAACTTATACATACGATTTCTAAAACTTAATTCCAAACCTATACCAATAATACATGTAGCCTAAAATTGAATAATAGACCTAAAGTATACTATAAAATTTTCTTGGTTCTTGAATAGCCACATATTGAACAATCCATGTTAAGTCAACAATTGTGAATTTTCTAACCCCCCTTATAAGTATAGCTATCTCCTTACCTATTTTTCTTCACCCACCAACTAAAGTTATCAAACctttgaaaaaaatatcaaaacaaaacattttaaaaatcccTTTATTACTTTATATAACACGTAAGAAGTTAGTAACCATTTCTGTTCACGTTCTTTCCCCATTCACAATGAGCTCCGACAATAGAGATCATTACTGGTTCAACGGTCATGGACACCACTCCTTCTGGCCTAACCCTTCTACTTATGACCGCAACAGCAAGATCATGCTCGCAGCCGTCGTCTCTTTATCAGCAGTGATCCTCTTTGTCTTCATTCTCCATCTCTACGCAAGGTTCGTTCTCCGTCGCCGCAGAGAGACTTTCCGCGGCCTCCCCGTCGTCGTCCGACACCCTTTCCAGACGCCAAAACATGGCCTCGACCTGACACTCATCGCTTCTCTCCCTAGTTTCACCGTCCGTGACGTGGCGTCGGCTATCGAATGCGCCGTGTGTCTAAGCATGTTGGAGGAGCAAGACACGGCTAGAGAGCTGCCGAGCTGCAAACACGTCTTCCATGTTGATTGTGTTGACAAGTGGCTCACCGCTTGCTCCACATGTCCTGTTTGTCGGACTGAAGTTCAGCCAAGGCCGAGACTTGAGCCTGAGCCGAGAGAAGGACCGGTCGGTGGTGACGGTGTCTCCTCACCACCGACTGCGCTGCCGTTTTTGGACGACGTCTTGCCGGTGGAAGCTGCggcatcttcttcttcgggTGACAAAACAGCCGTGCCGCCAGTTTCACGATTAGATTCGTTTAGAAAAATCTTGACAAGGGAGAGATCATCGAACAGGATCAACCATTCTTGTGTTGACCAAGAACGTGTACCGGATCATGTATAATGCATATAACTCATACATACGtcgataaattttaattttatacacTACCTTgaaactctgttttttttctgtgtGGATATTTTTTTGTGGAATGGAACAATATTTATATGCTGGTAAAAAGATACATCTTGATACAAAAAGGGTTAGCTTCAATTCAATAACCATGTGGTTGCTAAAAATGATGATTGATCATAACAAGGCCTAGAATGATGAAAGGCAACGACCAGATGCTGCTGAAgatccgtcccgctcggttaaAATCTGAGGATTCTTGTGTACTTGTTCCCTGCGTTGAAGTGGTTGCATCCACGATATTGCCATTGCTCACTCTCTTACTGTAACATAGACTCCAAGAGCATGAGTGTAATATTTCTCATTGAAACAAAGAATGTGTACGTTTCAAATGTTCTTTCCACTTATAGTAAGTTAATTATTCTAAAACCGGAAACTAGTGAACAGAGCAACTCAAGATCTCACTCAAAACCCATCAACTAAGAATCATTACAAAACCTCAGATCCGattcaattaattaattaccttGAAGGGAGTTTGCATGTTCCTTGAcctgaaaacaaacaaaagaaccaaactttaaaatcaaactttcattttccataaccaaaaaaaaagactatacTTTTGATGATATAAGAGAAAAAAGGTGGAAGCTTTACTAGGATTAAGGGAAGTAACAGCTGCACTGTTACTAAAGTTGCAAGCTTCATCTTCGGGACCATTCTTCaggtaatagttattaaaaacataCGACGCCGTTTTCACTATATCTGATGGATCGTAGCAGGGTCCACCTTGCTGGATCCCGGCGCAGTCGGTGCCACCGGGACCACAAGCCCAGTCAATGGCTGCTTGAAGAGACGAATCTTCTGCGTTGTTCTTCGCCACGCACCAGAGATCCGTCTCTGACGCCTGTCCACCGAACTGCGCAGATGTCAAGGTGATGACGAGGGAGAGATGCATTAGGAGGTAGTGGAAGTGAAACTGAGAAGGAGTATAACCAATCATTTTGAGACGGAGCTTTCGAGGTGGAGTTAGAGGTGAGTGATCGGTTATGGAAAGATCTAACAGTTTCTGTAAGAAGAGGAAGACGAAGAGTGAGTCGAAGAGTTTTTGGAGTTTTCCGT
It encodes the following:
- the LOC106454495 gene encoding 50S ribosomal protein L31, chloroplastic, producing the protein MVVSLPNSFLLINPCAHSLVIKKPVKAASISANRGSKPAVVQVTCRKKDMHPEFHEDAKVYCNGELVMTTGGTKKEYVVDVWSGNHPFYLGNRSALMVDADQVEKFRKRFAGLSEIMEIPVLKGEIVLPTKKSKGAGKGKKK
- the LOC125609230 gene encoding mitogen-activated protein kinase kinase kinase 20-like, with protein sequence MEFMKTLGKGSYGSVDLMRLTKPDGTEPCYHAVKSSYAHDYESLRREFRILSKLRNCPRIVQTLGPMSSGVNDYGVRVFKMSMEYAAGGSLASFMETRTLSDSMIRDFTLMILQGLVSVHSHGYVHCDLKPENLLVFPRHVGGLQSTYELKLSDFGMSTKAGEESEFWEFDSPFLGTPLYMSPESVQEGVAEKALDLWSLGCVVLEMYTGEPTWPFADSEDLMPELLNGNAPEIPQSLPWDARQFLKTCFARNPDERGSAEELLKHPLLRNVSDQKKVMVTGAGGKRESVGVLKPGDTTKKHLRVKIIPPKPLQFKKVSHRPLRLKIIPPKPPGCKLVPV
- the LOC106454494 gene encoding RING-H2 finger protein ATL40, which codes for MSSDNRNNDHVIDPDRLFWQNTASYNGSSKILLVTIVAFSIIIIIVFTYHLYERFIVRRRRSTFQGHSFTVVTQPPKRGLDKVAIASLPTFVVGVNGDDVPATECAVCLALLEEKDTARMLPNCKHVFHMTCVDTWLTTHSTCPICRTEVEPNQRLEPEPREGPVGDGASSSEYKSSGSTVVRLDSFRRILTRKRSLDRNDHSGVDQDRVVDLERQ
- the LOC106454493 gene encoding RING-H2 finger protein ATL40; the protein is MSSDNINNGHGIHPDFWQNAASYHGSSKILIVIILVFSIFILVVCAYHLYPRFVLRGRRRSTFQGHSPTLVTQPPKHGLEIVVIDSLPTFVVEVNGNHDVSATECAVCLALLEEKDAARMLPNCKHVFHVACVDTWLATHSTCPICRSEVEPNKRLEPEPREGPVGDGASSSDYKSGGSSVVRLDLFPRILTRERSSDRIDHSRVDQDRVLDLERQ
- the LOC106450625 gene encoding E3 ubiquitin-protein ligase ATL41, with amino-acid sequence MSSDNRDHYWFNGHGHHSFWPNPSTYDRNSKIMLAAVVSLSAVILFVFILHLYARFVLRRRRETFRGLPVVVRHPFQTPKHGLDLTLIASLPSFTVRDVASAIECAVCLSMLEEQDTARELPSCKHVFHVDCVDKWLTACSTCPVCRTEVQPRPRLEPEPREGPVGGDGVSSPPTALPFLDDVLPVEAAASSSSGDKTAVPPVSRLDSFRKILTRERSSNRINHSCVDQERVPDHV
- the LOC106450626 gene encoding PLASMODESMATA CALLOSE-BINDING PROTEIN 5 translates to MIGYTPSQFHFHYLLMHLSLVITLTSAQFGGQASETDLWCVAKNNAEDSSLQAAIDWACGPGGTDCAGIQQGGPCYDPSDIVKTASYVFNNYYLKNGPEDEACNFSNSAAVTSLNPSQGTCKLPSSKRVSNGNIVDATTSTQGTSTQESSDFNRAGRIFSSIWSLPFIILGLVMINHHF